The genomic window AGCATCCTGCCGGAGAAGGTGAAGGCGCACGACCCGAGGGGCATCAAACTGGATGATGTCGGCTTCACCCACGGATACGCCTGGCCGAGCCAGAAGGCCATGGACTCCGAGGTCTTATGCATGGGTCACGTCCATCCCTCCGTTCTGTTCGTGGACAGGCTCGGACTCAGGATGACGAAGCGATGCTGGCTGAGAGCCGAGTTCATAGGCGGGGGAAAGAGGTATGATGCCAATCCGCAGGAGCTGATCGTGATTCCCAGCTTCAACGATTTCTGCGGCGGATTCCCTGTCAATGGTCCGAGGTCAAGACCGATGGGACCGATTCTGAGATCCGACCTCACCGACCTGGAGAACTCCAGGGTCTATCTGTTGAATGGAGTTGACCTGGGCAGGTTGAAGGATCTGACAATCTCACAGAAATGATGACAAGAGAAGGAGGAGACTCGAGTCGCGTCGGGTGAATGGGCCCGGGCGGATTCGAACCGCCGATATTCACCTTGTAAGGGTGACGTCATAACCGCTAGACCACAGGCCCTTGGAGCATTGGATATTCCGAGAGTAGATAAGCTTTCCTCAGTCACCCTTTGGGTCGGGATTCTGATTCCTCAGGTTCCTCGTCCCTCTTAGCGAGGGCCTCATGCCACTTTCTCGTCCGCTCGACCAGCCATCTCCTCTCTATGAGTTCTTCCTCAGAGGGAAGGATCACTGCACCGACGGCCTTTCCCAGAACGGTACCGATCAGAGTGAGAGGCATGATGAAGAGCGCGGAGAACACCATGCTCATCCTCTGCTCATCCGTGGATGGCAGGTCCGTGGGGTCAACCACGATTCCGGAAATCACAGGATGGTAGACCGCCAGGAATGCGATGGTCACGGAGATTATGACGAGGAGAATCGAGATGAGCACCGTGACAGGCACTTCGAACTCGTTGGCCAGAAGACCCACGACGAAGCTCACGGTGATGGGCAGGAAGATGATGCTGAACCCAATCTCTCCCTCGGCAAAGGGGGAGTACTCAGGGAAGAACGAGATGAAGAAGAAGGTCGCCATGGTCACTGCTCCGCAGAAGGTCCAGAGGAGGGCGAGCAATGCCCTCTGGACGGACTCCCGGTCAACCGAGATAGGGATCCACTCCCAGCGTGTTGAAGTAGCTCAATCCGTGGACAGGGACAAGTATGTCGAGATCCACGATCTCGTATCTCAGGTCCGCGGACACAAAAGGGTAGTACTTCCCATCATCGGGATCGGTCGTGTTCAGAATCGCAAGCTTGTACGAAGTGGTTACCGCCAATGACGATTCGAGCGTCGCATTGCGTCCGGATCGAACGAGGTAGTCAGGGTAGTCGTACCTGAAGAACCCGCCCACCATAACATAATACGGCTCCATGGCCTGGAAATTGGGTATATTGGCCATCGTGGTCCTGTTGAACATGTAGAGCGAGAACTCGATGTTGTACACCCAGATGTCCAATCTTGTAGGGTTGTTGACTTCCACAAGGATCGTCACGCGGACGTCCTCGTTCATGCTGTATATCGGCGGAACTCGAACCTCCTTGATGTAGACGTTGCCTTCCACTGGTGTGATTTCGTTCTTCGTCTCGGCGAAGGCTCCGTACCTGTCGACCGTCAGCACCAGAGTGACCGCGGAGAACACAGCCACAAGAATGAACGCGATCCCGATCACTGTCGCATACTTGTTCATTCCTCCACCTGGAGTTTCTGCTTGCAGATCGGGCACTCGTCGAGCTGGACTGCGCACGACTCGTGATACAGCTTGTTGCAGTCGCACTTCGCGTAGGACATCCCCTTCTTTATCGTGGCCTTGCAGTACTCGCACGCGCCGACCTCGAATATCTCCTCGTCATCCGGACGCTGTATCGTTAGCTCTCCCGCGAAGTGGCAGAGGGCGTAGTGGCCAGGTCTTGCTTCCTTGAACTGAGGCGTTTCCTTGTCGCAAATGTCCTTTCGGTAGAGACATCTCGGATGGAAAACGCATCCGGGGGGCATGTCGATGGGACTGGGAAGGTCTCCCTTGATCTTCACCCTCCCGTGCTTCATGGCCGGGTCTGGAACGGGAACCGCCGAGAGCAGCGCCTCGGTATACGGGTGCAATGGGTCCTTGATCACACTCTCCGTATCACCGAGCTCGACGATGTATCCGAGGTACATGACAGCGATCCTGTGGCTCATGTATCTCGTCACCGACACGTCGTGCGATATGAAGAGGAAGGGTATCTTGTACTTCTCCCTCAGGCTGAGCATGAGGTTCATGATACCGGCCCTTATCGAGACGTCGAGCATGCTCACGGGCTCGTCTGCAACGATGAACCGAGGTCTCAGAACGAGCGTTCTGGCAATCGCCACCCTCTGCCTCTGTCCCCCGCTCAGCTCGTGGGGGAACCTGTACATGAACTCCTCCGGGGGCTTGAGCTCCGCGTACTGCAGAGCCTTTGCCACCATATCATCTCGCTCGTCCGCGGACTCCCCCACACCGTGAACGACGAGGGGCTCGGAAACCGTGGTATAGACATTGAATCTGGGATTGAGCGACTCGTAGGGATCCTGGAACACCATCTGCACGTCCCGGCGGAACGACTTCAGCTCCCTTCCCTTGAGCCCGGCTATGTCCCTGCCGCCGAAGTACATGTGTCCCTCAGTGGGAGTTTCCAGCCTGACGAGGCAGCGCCCGCACGTCGTCTTGCCGCAGCCCGACTCGCCAACCATACCGAGAATCTCTCCCTCACCTATCGTGAAGTTCACATCGTTCACAGCGTGAACGTTCTTCTCCTTGCCGAACAGTGACGCGAAGAAGCCCGACTTGATCGGGAACAGCTTCGTGAGATTGACGACATTGTAAACGACGCCCTCCTCCGATTCCACATCTTCTCCTTCTTCCTCAACTGCTTCCACACGTATCACCTCATGTCAGCTTACCCGAATAAATATCCTTGGCGAAGTGGCAGAGAGACCAGTGGTTCTCTGCGACCTCAATGCTCGCGGGCTCCTCCCTGCGACATATCTCCTGAGCGAACCTGCACCTCGGGTGGAATCTGCACCCGTGAGGCGGCTCCGACAAATCAGGCGGGGAACCAGGGATGGCTATCAGCTTCTTCCTCTCCCCCTTGATGCTCGGGAACGCGCCCGTGAGACCTATCGTGTAGGGATTCGCAGATTGCTCGAATATCGAGACGATGTCCCCAAACTCGAACAGCTTGCCCGCGTACATGATGCCTATCGTCTCTGCGACCTCGGCAACGACGGATATGTCGTGAGTGATGATCATCATCGCGATGTGGAGTTCCCTTTGCAAGCGCCTGATTTCCCCGAGGATTCTGTCCTGCATTATCACATCCAGCGCCGTCGTCGGCTCGTCGGCGATTACCAGCTGAGGATTGCACGCCAGCGACATGGCTATGATTGCCCTCTGCCTCATGCCACCGCTATACTCGTGAGGATAACCGGTGACTCGCGACCTCTCGAGGCCGACCATATCGAAGAGCTCCAGAACCCTTTCCTTCGCCTCGTCCTTTGTCATGTCCTCGTGCTCCAGAAGAGCCTCCACTATCTGGTCTCCGACCTTGTAAACTGGGTTGAAGGCGTTCATGGCACCCTGGAAAATCATCGATATCTTGCTCCACCTGATGTCCGACATCTTCTCCTCGACTTCCCGGTTGAATCGTCTCCGCCTCCTCTTGGCAAAGAAGCTGGACAGCTCATCATGCACAATCGCCGCGAGCTCCGCTTTTATCTCTTCCTCGGAAAGGCTCGCGTCGTTCAGAATGGCGCTGACATCTTCCACGCAGGCGCTCTCCTGTTCGAGGTGTCTCATCGACTCTATTGTGGAGGATTCATCTTCAGGGACCGAAAGCTTCTTCAGTTTCCTCTCGACGAGAGCCCTTGTCTCCGGAAGCCACAGAGGCTCCTTCAGAACCTCGGCGAGCTCGGTCGGGAAGTCTGCCCTGCCTATGAGCGTGCCGTCGAAGACTATCTCGCCACCCACAATCTCCCCGTTGGAAGGGAGGAGCCTAGTGATGGCGAACGCGGTCGTGGTCTTCCCGCAACCGGATTCCCCCACCAGACCCATGGTCTCTCCTCGGTCGAGGTGGAAGGTGACGCCGTCGACGGCATACACGGTTCCCTTGAGAATCCTGAAGTACGTTTTGAGATTGTTTACTTCCAACATGGCCATTGAATCACCTCGCCCTCAGACGCGGGTTGACAATCTGCTCGTACCCTCTACCGATGAGATAGAACGCGAGCGAGAGGAACGTAATGCCTATACCTGGCGGCATCAACCACCACCAAGACCCGAGGACATTGGACTGTTGGATGAGCTGGAGCATCTGCCCCCAGCTTGGCGTGTTGACGTCTCCGAGACCGATGAAGCTCAGGGCCGCCTCTGTGAGGATCGCCCCGCTGACTGCAAACGTCATGAACAGGAAGGCCAACGGAAGGACGTTCGGGGCGATGTGCTTGAACATTATCCTGATATTGCTAGCGCCCGTGACCCGAGCGGAGTCTATGAACGGCCTCTCTTTGAGCGACAGGACCTCCGATCTGATGACCCTGGCGGTCCCTGGCCAGCCCACGATTGATATGACGAGAATGATGTTCCATATCCCAGCACCGAGCACGGCCGCCAGGATGATGACGAGCGGAAGTCCAGGCAGAACGAGAATGACGTCCGTGAACCTCATCAGCACCGAGTCGGTCTTACCGCCGCTGTAGCCAGAGACGAGGCCGACAATCACACCGATCGATATGGAGAAGAACGCGGCCAACAGACCAACCGTCAGAGCCACCCTGGTTCCCCACATCCACTGACTGTAGAGGTCCCTCCCCTGGTTATCCGTTCCCAACCAGTAGGTGTTCCCGCTCGGAACTGATACCATCCATGTTGGCGGCAGAGGGGCCAGGTATTCCCCGTTTGAGGAATAGACCTGGATTTCTCCATTGGTCAGCCCGGCGAATACGCTCCTGTGAAGGTGTCCAGAACCCTGCTCATCCTTCCAAATCGTGAGAGGTCCGTTTATCCTCGCGTCAAACGTCTGCTTCCATGAGACACTGCCGTCGGTGTTCAGGGAGTATATCGTGCTCATGTCGTCAGTCCAATCGTTCTCGGTACCGTTGTCGTTGAACCCGGTTATCTGAATGACATCGGATCCCAGGAGAAAGCTCGCTGGCGTGTTGAATATGAATCTCTCGCCTGGCGCAACGGGAGCCTCAAACTTGCCGCGGATAGTGCCTGCGTAGAGAGTTCCGGTTCTGTCCCTCCGTACGGAGTAGAAAATCCCAGTGTCCGATCCTACATATATGTATGAACCCCAAGGCTCGGGCCTGGTGAGAACGCCTCCGTCGGGTTCAGCAAGCGTCTTGCGGACCATTATACCTGTTATGTTGTTCTGCGGATTCACTTGTCCGTCTGGCTCCGTCTCCCCCGGGGGGACAATCGCCCAGGGGTCGTAGGCCCTGCCATCTTCCATATGTAACGCATGCAAGAAGCCATTGCTTGTCGAGAGATATATCAGGGCAGGAATGTCTCCATCAAGTTGAGAGAAGATGGGGGCTGTCGACCATTCGTCTCCCACGTGTATCGTCCCGTCGGCTTTGATATAGCCGCCGCCACTCCAAACAGACGTTCCGTTCTCCGTATACACATGACCGAGGTTTCCTCCACCGTTGAAGACCAGATACTCCCCGTCCTTCTCCCCATCCTCCAAATAGATGGCAGGCGATGCCTCCGGTGAGTTCTTTCTCA from Candidatus Thermoplasmatota archaeon includes these protein-coding regions:
- a CDS encoding metallophosphoesterase, which produces MRLQPVPDEAALLFDRTIVVADLHIGIEFGFRESGFVIPSQTDRMLERLIDIADRHKAERAVIVGDVKHKIKSVSPQERAEIPPFFERVLEVVPEVHLVPGNHDANILSILPEKVKAHDPRGIKLDDVGFTHGYAWPSQKAMDSEVLCMGHVHPSVLFVDRLGLRMTKRCWLRAEFIGGGKRYDANPQELIVIPSFNDFCGGFPVNGPRSRPMGPILRSDLTDLENSRVYLLNGVDLGRLKDLTISQK
- a CDS encoding ABC transporter ATP-binding protein, giving the protein MTRLLPSNGEIVGGEIVFDGTLIGRADFPTELAEVLKEPLWLPETRALVERKLKKLSVPEDESSTIESMRHLEQESACVEDVSAILNDASLSEEEIKAELAAIVHDELSSFFAKRRRRRFNREVEEKMSDIRWSKISMIFQGAMNAFNPVYKVGDQIVEALLEHEDMTKDEAKERVLELFDMVGLERSRVTGYPHEYSGGMRQRAIIAMSLACNPQLVIADEPTTALDVIMQDRILGEIRRLQRELHIAMMIITHDISVVAEVAETIGIMYAGKLFEFGDIVSIFEQSANPYTIGLTGAFPSIKGERKKLIAIPGSPPDLSEPPHGCRFHPRCRFAQEICRREEPASIEVAENHWSLCHFAKDIYSGKLT
- a CDS encoding ABC transporter permease, which translates into the protein LLFGGDDYQPSELWNISNSDWAPVNMAGLPMVRKNSPEASPAIYLEDGEKDGEYLVFNGGGNLGHVYTENGTSVWSGGGYIKADGTIHVGDEWSTAPIFSQLDGDIPALIYLSTSNGFLHALHMEDGRAYDPWAIVPPGETEPDGQVNPQNNITGIMVRKTLAEPDGGVLTRPEPWGSYIYVGSDTGIFYSVRRDRTGTLYAGTIRGKFEAPVAPGERFIFNTPASFLLGSDVIQITGFNDNGTENDWTDDMSTIYSLNTDGSVSWKQTFDARINGPLTIWKDEQGSGHLHRSVFAGLTNGEIQVYSSNGEYLAPLPPTWMVSVPSGNTYWLGTDNQGRDLYSQWMWGTRVALTVGLLAAFFSISIGVIVGLVSGYSGGKTDSVLMRFTDVILVLPGLPLVIILAAVLGAGIWNIILVISIVGWPGTARVIRSEVLSLKERPFIDSARVTGASNIRIMFKHIAPNVLPLAFLFMTFAVSGAILTEAALSFIGLGDVNTPSWGQMLQLIQQSNVLGSWWWLMPPGIGITFLSLAFYLIGRGYEQIVNPRLRAR